One segment of Microbacterium sp. W4I20 DNA contains the following:
- a CDS encoding VanZ family protein, giving the protein MIYGLALVYYTFLPLQLGPDPYTNPWWIWLQGVPLQDLFDDPLGLILNVALFVPLGFLAPLLIRVWKWWEVALTGLSVSAAIEILQFLGDITISPGRVADIDDLIANLAGTILGLLLLRLVLIVPLFRRLTEAAAWPPPAAGADQPIRSLRKRSSEGHCSGGVG; this is encoded by the coding sequence GTGATCTACGGGCTCGCCCTGGTGTATTACACCTTCCTGCCCCTCCAGCTCGGTCCGGATCCGTACACCAACCCGTGGTGGATCTGGCTGCAGGGCGTGCCGCTCCAGGACCTCTTCGATGATCCCCTCGGCCTGATCCTCAACGTGGCACTGTTCGTGCCGCTGGGCTTTCTCGCGCCGCTTCTCATCCGCGTCTGGAAGTGGTGGGAAGTCGCGCTCACCGGGCTCTCAGTGAGTGCAGCCATCGAGATCCTGCAGTTCCTCGGAGACATCACGATCAGCCCGGGCCGAGTCGCCGACATCGATGACCTGATCGCCAACCTCGCTGGGACGATACTTGGTCTGCTGCTACTGCGCCTCGTTCTGATCGTTCCCCTGTTCCGCCGGCTCACGGAGGCCGCCGCCTGGCCCCCGCCTGCGGCCGGCGCGGATCAACCGATTAGGAGCCTCCGCAAACGATCATCTGAAGGTCACTGCAGCGGCGGTGTCGGGTAG
- a CDS encoding DoxX family protein codes for MLIALWIANILLVLNFAWASVPKVIFRREKVVALGQKGVAHLSEGTMKAVGVVELLAVIGLIFPLLLGIAPILTPLAAVGLFLTMGGAAILHIRHGESIIPNVVFAALSAASAVLGFFVVLG; via the coding sequence ATGCTCATCGCACTCTGGATCGCCAATATCCTGCTCGTTCTCAACTTCGCTTGGGCGAGCGTCCCGAAGGTGATTTTCCGCCGCGAGAAGGTCGTCGCTCTCGGCCAGAAGGGTGTCGCGCACCTGAGCGAGGGAACAATGAAGGCCGTGGGTGTTGTCGAATTGTTGGCCGTCATCGGGCTGATCTTCCCCCTGTTGCTGGGGATCGCACCGATCCTGACTCCGCTGGCGGCCGTGGGCCTCTTCCTCACCATGGGGGGAGCAGCCATCTTGCACATCCGTCACGGCGAGTCCATCATCCCCAACGTCGTGTTCGCGGCGCTGTCAGCAGCGAGCGCCGTGCTCGGATTCTTCGTTGTACTGGGTTGA
- a CDS encoding helix-turn-helix domain-containing protein, with protein MRNSEADAVIGDQKREASCYEAHQKDAPAIRDVLARIGDKWSLLIIVTLKEGKLRFSELHERIPGVSQRMLTRTLRHLERDGLVDRRVHAQVPPRVDYTLTERGRTLIDPALALATWSIAHFEGIQAARTAYDSPTVGGD; from the coding sequence ATGCGCAACTCAGAAGCTGACGCCGTCATCGGTGATCAGAAACGGGAAGCCTCCTGCTACGAAGCGCACCAGAAAGACGCTCCCGCTATCCGGGATGTCCTAGCTCGGATCGGTGACAAGTGGTCGCTTCTGATCATCGTGACGCTGAAAGAGGGCAAGCTGCGCTTTTCGGAGCTGCACGAACGCATCCCCGGGGTTTCACAACGGATGTTGACTCGCACCCTTCGCCATCTCGAGCGCGATGGCCTCGTCGACCGTCGCGTTCATGCGCAGGTCCCACCACGAGTCGATTACACCCTCACGGAACGAGGCCGAACCCTCATTGACCCCGCGCTCGCTCTCGCCACGTGGTCGATCGCCCACTTCGAGGGCATCCAAGCCGCCCGAACTGCTTACGACTCACCAACCGTCGGAGGGGACTGA